The nucleotide window ATTCGCGGTACAACATCTAGAATAAAAGGTATGACTACTAAGATCAGAATGTCCATCACAACCATAATTTTGTATATTTAGAAAGGAatgcatattttttaaaatattcttcGAGGGAATTTATTTGGCAACATGATCAACGGGTGTTTTTTAGGAACTGAcattgttttcttcttgcccGAGACCATCGCCTGCTCCCTTCCTCATGGCCACCACTTTGATTTTTCTCTTGACTTTATTTAATATAAGTTTAAAGCTTGATTTGCAAACAGAAAGAGTGGCCAGAAATTAGAAACTTATTCTTGTAAAGATgatattttgaagtggtttcaACAGGAGGTAGGCAGGGTTGGATTAAGACTGCTGCACGAGTTTTCCAAGCCCTAAGGATTGCCGTTAATGATGAACTCAAAATCTTGGAGGAGTCTCTTTACTCATGCTTCGACTGCCTGAGCCCCGGTGGCAGGCTCGCAGTCATTTCCTTCCATAGTTTGGAAGACAGGATCGTAAAACAAACCTTCCTCAacataatcaataataataacattcatAAGAAAGGAGGCAAAGCTGAAAAAGAGGGAGGAAACGGTGCCGAGCCAAAAGAGTTTAACTTCTACCCTGCTAAAAACGATACTTGGATTAAACAAGTAGTACAGGGCCCTGCTGGGATAATCCTCACTAAGAGACCTATAACCGCATCTACCGAGGAAGAGAAATTAAACTCGAGATGTAGGAGTGCTAAGCTCAGAGTTCTTCAAAAGCGTTAGGATCTTGGACTAAGATAAATAGATATTCAATTTTTGCAAATTTTACTGGTGTTTATTGCGTaagatgatattttttttttcccattaTGCAGTGACGTCTCAAAAACAAAGACAACAATTATTTAGAGGACTCCATATCTGCTTCTGAGATTAATTATTGCAAGTGTAAGGGAAAGTTGTTATTTTTGTATCATGCAAGGAATTACTCTTGATGACAATTGAATTTTACTAGCATTCACTTCTTGTGGTCACTGGTTTTTTTTTACTGCTATATTGGTCTAAGTATTGTGGCTGAATCTATTTTTTTTCGGTGGTAAGGTTGGTGAATCCTCTACAAGCAGATGggatggaattttttttttaggtggTGAGAATCAAACCTCCATCACAAAGGTGATAAAGAAAGTTATTAACCGTCAGTCACATCAACCTATGATTCTCAATTTTGAGTATAAAAAGACGATTGACCCTTGTAATTCTGAATTTGCCCGGTTGTATGAATTGTATTCCTCTATCTCTTAAAATTTGCTATTAAAAGTGACATATTGTAAAGGaaaatattactattagtaAGAGAATCAATTAAAGGAAAATATCCCTTTCAATAATAAActcaaaaggataaaaaaagtaatactcATATAATTCCGAGTATACTATGACTAAAATGGTTGGCCTCCttagaataaaaaagaaatgaatGAATAACACAGCAAGAAGGCAGCAGCCATAACAGTCTTGCTTAACCATTGAAAGGTCATATACTCATATCTAATATCCACATGATAAATCCATTAGATGATAGTTATGCTTCGCTTTGTTATTGATACTAAATAATGGTAATGAGATTTAAGAgttatatattatgtaaattttcgtAAAAGGCACCAGgtcattttcatatttttgttgaaactttaatcattaaaaagctttttattataatatcatTATCGTCTAATACTATATTTCCAAATGTTAATGCGTTGAaatgaattatataaaaaaattgagataATTGAAATAGACTTGTCAATAGATTTTGCAATTAAAAttgcattaatttttaatcattattCTCACTATTTCATTGTAATAAATAAATGGATCACGAATGTAATGCTTTGTAGGCTTTTAAaggtattttgtttttaagttggCGTGATTGTTTGACCAAGAGAAAATTTTAGATGATGCCTTGCGGGAAAAATCGACTTTTAAAAACTCCCTAGTCCCTAATCCTTGGTCTTTAATGAGATGATTGATTATAATAGtggatataaaaataatataaggaacatgacaaaaaaaaaaataattcaataattaaaagctaataaaaataaatttcttaaaataGCTTTTTATAGACATAATTTACGCTAAAATAGTGtgcactaatttaatatttCCTCACTTTCTACTCTCAAATCAACACTCATTTCTTTATAACTTAAATGAAAAGGTGCATATCGTTTTAATGTGGTTTAAGATGAATAAAAACTTTTATCTTATATTTAtactcaatttatttatttcatgctatattttattcattataTGCTAATATTCTTTAAAATCGACTAACAATCTGAATCGTGATACGTGATATAATTTTGTTTGTCTTTGATACATAGATGAAGATTGatgatgtataatttttttttacttattttgttacatgttaataatttatttattatgctatacttttaaaaattaattataggaTTACATTTTCCTCCTTTTATTGTCTACAAATTCACTATTTTCTCATTTTATATGcacatttctttttgtttttaactagtttattactaaataaataaattcaagaCACAAGAATGTGATCCAAATACTAATAATTGAATAATGGCAAAAGCAAATAAGGTCTTTTCCGACACCATTGATGTCCCATAATGTCTCTCTACTTTTATTCGTGCACTCTGCATGATTTCCAAATTATTAAACTTTTAGCAATCaaactcaaaattttttataagaaaaatattctcttatatttactattattatccTATTTGATTTTGACACATTTGTTAATACACATATTTAATCGTAAATATCTCAAAgtgtatttaattaaaaattataaaatgttgattttaataaaatttacatccaaacaaatcaaacaagattcaacTTGACCATGtttcaacttatagattaagaataaaatacaaattaagaaaaatcacTATGTTCCTGAAAGaagttctcatttttcattttgaggggttttatttgttgttctcataaagaatctttctatttatattataacttttggacaaaaatatccttattcattctcatttcaatattttaataatgtttataatcCCCTTATAtgttccactaactttattttaacatttatataTTCCTTATGGTCACTATATATTTTccctaactttataaaaatatttttttatgagttgtggtctccatattttttcaacatatatatattttttttcttaatgtttatggtcttcacttttcttatattaaatttattattcaataaaataatgctTTTATTTTAAATCCTGTGAATATTTATTGTAGGAAGTTAATTAAGAAACGGAGAGagtatcaaaaaatcaaatgggacaatcATCCCTCCATTAtattaaaaagtttaaaaaattccaAAGGTCACAACTAAAAAGAGTTTGTCAAATGAAACTCCTTTATTagctaaagaaaaataatatggtATTTGATTTTGACGAACTAGCATTTaatatagttaaattgagtaaattagagAGAATAAAATATACtgcataaaatattattaacaatttacaaaattatagagttaatttatacatataattgttaaaattgagtatttttactgcataatatctctaattttatttttttagtatcatATGTTTATCCTCTCTCCAATTCACCAGTAATGTTCCGTTTGCTTTTAaacactattcatctcttactcttaatttatattttattattaatctattagttaaaacatagtcaagtgggatcttgtttgattcgtctcattgcaagaattatttatattaaatttttataattttaattttgcacatttagagatattaaaaattaaataaatatattaaattcagtgcataaaacaaataaaacattaataGTGATTTAGAAAGAGTATATATGGATGCTAAAATAATTgtatattttaagtttttgaCGCTTGTAATAGTGAATAGACTAATTTGTCAATTATTGTCTCACTTCTTGGATGTAGATATAGATGtgacttattttccaaaatcactttcaaaattaaaaacaaatgataattttattatatactccatatctttactttttttgttaatatgcTTCAAAAAAGTTTCTTACTACTACTTCTCATCATAATTCTTTATTTCCACTCTCTCTCTCTAAAATGGAAGAACAATCAACAGCGATAACAACGGGTGAAAGTTCATCTTCAATTAGAATCGGAAATGGAAGATCCAAACACCCCTCTAATTTCATTGGTAGACATCGTTTACAAGCTGAAATCACTCATCTACAACACCAAATCGAATTCATCGAggtttttttcttaataattttcgtaattatttgatttaatttcttGTTTTCATATGGTTGTTGTTGGATTTACTAGAAGGAATTGGATGAACTTGAATCCATTGGTGGACCTTCTACTGTTTGTGATGAGTAAGTAACTTATCAttaattttgtatctttattagTATTAAGTTTTAggatcaaaacaataattataaaataaatacaggATAATTACAGGAGTTGAAACTATTGCAGACCCTCTTCTTCCAATGTGAGAATTCCAATTCAatcttatttttcaattattattattattattattattattattggaggTGATTTTGAACATAGGCTTGTTGCGCCAACAAATTGAGGgcgttaaatattaatttatagattTAGTTTGACAAATGTGTATTGTTTAGAGTTATTGGTTAGTTTCTTCAGGTAAAAATATTAATCGATAAGTAAGCCGCAACCTATTAAAAAGCCGTGACTCATAATCtcatatgtatttttttttatttcggtAAAAAGCtagtttttgtatttatttttatagttttataatgttgactaattacttataatttatattttatttttgatatatacTAGTAATAATACAATCAagtaagattttgtttgattcgtttttcttgtttgattcgttgtaatgtaaagattatttatatcaattttttataattttaattatgcaccATTAAAGATCTTAATGATAGAGATATTGCATTGATAAATGtgacaaatcaaaataagactATTAAGATGAATAAATGAAGTACTTTTTAGCTCCCTGGTCAACCAGAAAGTCAAAAATCAATAGACAATAAAATTAGCCCATTTACCAAACAAGGAAGACTTAATCAATAACGATGATTTGTAAAGTTAACAAGTTACTCTTATGTGTTAAGATTTGATAGgatgatagttttgtaattttaatttatcttttttagttttgtttattttagtatgatttttttttttttgtggttaTTTACAAATGGCGGTGattgattataaattattatttacgAAAATGCTTTTTTTGATGAGTTTGGTGCGCTGAGTAgggttaaattaaatttttgtttgtatttttagaattttgatGGGAATAATAATAGAAAGTGTTGGATGATTGATACAGGACAAGAGGCCCAGTGGATGTAAACTGGGAAAGGTGGTTTCGGGGAGGCGGCAGTTCAAGAAGTAACAGGCGTTGGATTTGATTTTatctgaaaaaagaaaaattctaacaattattatcattgttttttgttattgttttcttttcaattcttattttgtttttaaatttttaaaaaaattttagtatAAAATCTTAATAGGGACGACGCACGGATAAAATTATATGGATTGTGCACCGTATCTGCTTCTTTTAGCTGTACCCGTATAGGTATGGATTTGATGAGTAATGAATGGATTTAAGTTTGAAAAGTCTTGCCCGCCATGGGTACTGGGTATGAGGTCTTACTTGCCTCTTATCCATTTGTCCCTCTTATATTCACACGCTTCATAtctacttaaattttttttttaattacattgtacggtatataaaattatacaattaaatttgtaagAAATTGTAATTGTGTATTCCTATggagttttaaatttataaaaaattgtattttaaaaAGATGAATTAGAGTTGGAAGTGCTTAATTATATGcttattcatcatcatcttttGTAAGGGAATAAAGGGTAATAAGCAAacgagaaaaaaatattttgatcaTTTGGAGTGTTGTGATGGACAATTCGAAGAGAGTAAGATAAACTCCTCTTTTCTTCGGCTACTATATTACTCAAACTAACCAAATGCAATATTTAAATCATCTTTTATTCCTcaattttggaaaatattttggaaaattatagttataatagGATAACTTGCTTCAAACCAATATTCAAATCAATTTAAACAAGAAACGCAAACGcaaaatcatattttatttGACTCAATCTTCAACCTAGACAAATATGAATCATACCCTACA belongs to Amaranthus tricolor cultivar Red isolate AtriRed21 chromosome 17, ASM2621246v1, whole genome shotgun sequence and includes:
- the LOC130804688 gene encoding guanine nucleotide-binding protein subunit gamma 2-like isoform X3 produces the protein MEEQSTAITTGESSSSIRIGNGRSKHPSNFIGRHRLQAEITHLQHQIEFIEKELDELESIGGPSTVCDETRGPVDVNWERWFRGGGSSRSNRRWI
- the LOC130804688 gene encoding guanine nucleotide-binding protein subunit gamma 1-like isoform X1; translation: MEEQSTAITTGESSSSIRIGNGRSKHPSNFIGRHRLQAEITHLQHQIEFIEKELDELESIGGPSTVCDEIITGVETIADPLLPMTRGPVDVNWERWFRGGGSSRSNRRWI
- the LOC130804688 gene encoding guanine nucleotide-binding protein subunit gamma 2-like isoform X4, producing the protein MEEQSTAITTGESSSSIRIGNGRSKHPSNFIGRHRLQAEITHLQHQIEFIEELDELESIGGPSTVCDETRGPVDVNWERWFRGGGSSRSNRRWI
- the LOC130804688 gene encoding guanine nucleotide-binding protein subunit gamma 2-like isoform X2, with protein sequence MEEQSTAITTGESSSSIRIGNGRSKHPSNFIGRHRLQAEITHLQHQIEFIEELDELESIGGPSTVCDEIITGVETIADPLLPMTRGPVDVNWERWFRGGGSSRSNRRWI